The nucleotide window GATCTGATTTTGAAGATTGAATCTCCTCTGAAAAAAGGACTTCAATATTTTCAATGTTTTTACTTCTTAAAAGAAAAATGCCCTTGGATTGTCCACTAAAAATTCCTTTTACATCTTCTGAATAATAATAAAAAATCACAAAAACATACCACACCGCGGTTAAAACCAAAATTGTAATTAAATAATTACCCCATGAAATAGTTGAAAGCATAATAATTCTCTTTAGTCATTAAACATCTTCTCCCTTACATCAAACACCACTTTAACATTAACTTCCTAGTTAATTGTAAGTCAAAGGAACTACAAGAATGGACTTTCTACAAGTACAACTTTTTTCTTGTACCCTACTGTACCTTAAAGAATACCTAAAAATCAAAAGAATCCTAAATTTTATTTAAGGTTTAAAATAAGTTTAGACCAACTGGATACTATAATTTTATTACCACAATATTTCATGTTCAATTTGAGAAAAGTAGAACATTAATCTAACTGAGATTAAGCTTTTATTAATTGTAAGAATTAAAGTGACAAACAAAACCAAACAATAACTATAATTAACTATATTTGAAATACTTACAAAAAATAAATATTAAAAAAACAGTATAACAACCGATTACTAAAGCATTAAAAACTAAGAGAATCTTGAACAATAATAAGTAAAATCATATGGCTGCAAACGAGACATCCGATTTCCTGATTACAGGTACTAACAAAAATGCGCTCTTTACATTAAAAGCATATCGCGGAGAAGGCATGCTTTTACTAGCGATGAACTGGAAAAACACTGAACCTCCCAAAGATTTTGTTGGTTTTTCCATTGAATACAAAGAACCTGGGGGAGATAAATATTTTGCCCTAAAAAACCGACTTTCTTTCCTCAATGAAAAGGGTAAAGCAAGCCAGGAAAGCATTTCCTCCCTCCAAGCACCTTTTCAGAAGTTCCGATGGGTTCATTTTCCCAGAAATGCAGATTTGAAAGGAAACTTCAGCTATATGGTTAAACCCGTATTTATGGGCAGTAATGACGAATTAAGTTATGGAGAATCTCAAATAGTTGAAATCGCACTAAGTCGTGAAACCTATCCTGGTAAATTAAATGTATCCTTTACTCGCGGTTTTGTTTCTTCACAAGCCTTTGTTGACAAATATGAAGCTGATGGTGGAATTGCTGCCTTACTCCCACCTAAAGCCAAATTCGGTCTTGATTTTAAACCAAATCATCCAAAAGCAGATGAAGCATTACCATGGATGGGATTTGAAGCAGTGAACGAAATCCTAAAACTGCTCGATGAAGCTATTGATGATAAGGATGCTCAAGTCAGAGTGGTAGCATATGATCTTAATCAGCCTGAGGTTGTTAACAGGCTTATTCAGTTGGGAGACCGATTAAAAATAATAATTGACAACAGTGGCGATCATGGTGAAATAGATTCTGCTGAGACGGATGCTTCGGAACGACTTAAACAATCTACAAATAATAAGGTCAAAAGACACCACATGAGCCAATTGCAACATAATAAGACAATTGTGGTGAATGGTCCAAAGGTGAAAGCAGCTGTTTGCGGCTCAACTAATTTTACCTGGAGAGGTTTTTATGTTCAGGCAAATAATGCTGTCATTATAAGAGGTGAAAAGGCTATAAAACCCTTCCTTGAAGCCTTTGACAATTATTGGAATTTTGATGATGCCAAAAAATATGGAAAGACTCCGTCAGCTGAATGGAATGATATAGGAATTGAGGGTATTGATATTAAAGCCTCTTTTTCTCCCCATTCTAATTCAAATTCACTTTTAGATGTAATTGCTACGGACATGGAAAACAAAACAACTTCCAATCTTTTCTACTCGCTTGCCTTTTTATTTCAAACTTCCGGTTCCATAAGGGATGCTGTTACAAGACTTACCAATGACAATAAAATTTTTGTTTATGGAATCTCTGATAAAAAAGTTGGAGGACTGGATTTACAAAAACCTGATGGCAATGTTTCTCCCGTTTATCCGTCTGAAATAAGCAAGGGCTTTCCTGAACCATTTAAATCTGAACCAACTGGAGGGACAGGAACACGGATGCATCATAAATTTGTTGTAATTGATTTTGATAAGCCAACTGCCAGAGTTTATCTAGGCTCCTATAATTTCTCTCCAACCGCAGATAAAAAAAACGGAGAAAATTTACTCTTTATCAAAGACCGAAAAATTGCAATTGCATACATGATAGAAGCGCTTAGAATATTTGATCATTATCATTTTAGGGTAGCAGCCAAAGAATCCAAAAAATCGGGAAGAGCATTGTGCTTATCAAAATCTCCGAAAATGGATAGTGAAAAACCTTGGTGGGACGAATACTATTCAGATATTAAAAAAGTAAGAGATCGTGAATTGTTTGGTTAATACTAGAAATTACCATACAACCATCCAAACATAATATGTAATACTATAACAGATATACAATTACGAAAACCTCCTTGAAATCCAATTCAAGGAGGTTATTTTTTTTAAATACATCAAAATTCATTCAAACTAAAATTCAAAGAACTCAAAAATTAAAGCTCCTTTATATGCTTAATAATTCGTTCCAAAGCCTTAATAGCAACATCTTTATCACGATCCTCGGGATGATATGATTTGCTTCGCATCGAATCGTAAGACAGCTCCTTTTTCTGAGGTGTAGAAAGATGAGGAACTATAGTTTTAAAAACCATACTCATAGAACGGGATTCCAACAAGCGGGATTCATCACATGCTCTTAGAATAAGAGCGATTTGGTCTATGGATAAGTTAACTTTAACGCGATCCTGCTCGAAAGTTGAAGCCTGATTGATTTTTTTAAGGTCGCCAATATTTTCAGAAAACTGCATCGTCTTTTCTAAATACAAAATTTCCTGATGGAACCAGTTGTCAAGTATCGTTTTTAAATTCTGATGGTCCGGATAAAGAATAAAGCTCTGGTGCGACTGCATTTGGTTGAATTCTTTATGATGAAAATGGAGGCTGTCGATCCGCTCTGCTTTTGTCTGAAGTGTATTTATTTTCTCCGAAATACTTTTCGTTAAATTATTAACATATTCCCTGCTGTTAAAATTCATATAAATTAGAAGCCGTTCTAAATCAGTATATAACTTTTCTCCTTTGCTTTCCATTCTTAGCGCTTCCAACTCTTTAACCAATTGTTTTTTATAAAAGACTTGCCGAAAAGTAACCTTTTTGTTCTTCTTCGAATTGAAGAAAAAATACAGTTCCCTATAAATAATATCGATAACCCTTTTATCATATCCATTATAAACTGGGCTGTTTTTTAACTTATCCAATTTTTGTCTTATTTTCTTTTGTGAGTCTACGTGATATGTTTTGGGTATTCTGGAATCCAAACTCAAATATTTGGTAAACTTGGATTGAACAAAAGTAATCAGTTCATCAACACATGAAATTAAAATAGAGCTAGCTTCCTTTAGGTCTTCATTTTCAAAATTATTCTCATCTTTGGTTCCTATTAGATTATCCAAAAGATCTATTAGGGCCGTATGATAATTCTCAAGAAATATCCTAATCTGTTTTTCCTTAGTCAAAGAAAAAACCTGATTTGTAAATTGGGACTGGATCAGCTTCGTTTCTTGAGCTGCTTTTTCACTTATAGCTTTTAACTGAACCGAACTAATTTGATTAACATCGTTTCTTTTTGGGTTAAGAGTTAGGGTCACCACTGAATCCAGCCACTCTAAAAGGTAGGTTTGAGTCATGTTTTTTTACTTTTAATTAGTAAATATTTCTCCCGATAATAGATTGGGAGCACTCTAAATCAATGCTAACAAGACATCACTAACCCATTCAATACAATTATTTTACGACATTCAATGAAAATTTAATCTTAAACGATATTCAGAAGGAGACAGGGATGTATGCCTTTTAAAAAAATTACTAAAAAAAGAAGAATTACTAAACTGCAATTCCTCTGTAATATCCAAAATAGTTAAATGGTTGTCTTGAAGCAAAACCTTAGCTTCTAACACAATAGACTCTTCTATAAATTGCTTTGCAGTTTTCTCTGCAACTTCCTTAACGGTTTTGGTAAGATGACCTGGAGTTACATGTAAAGTATCAGAATAGAATTTTACACTATGCTGTTTTCTGCAATTAATTTCTAAAATTTTAAAAAATTCCATGACCAATTTTTCTTTACTGGAATGTTTTACAGTGATTTCCCGGGATGACCTTTTATATAAACCAGCCAATTCATAGAGTAAAAGATTAAAACTAAAAAGCAGTATTTCATTTTTAAAAACATGCTCACTTGACATTTTCACTTTGCCATTCAATAATTTAAACAAATCAATTAATACTATAGCTTCTTTGTTTTTCAACACTATTTTGGTGGAAAACCGTGTAATGAAAAAATCAAAATATCCAATATGAGGCCATCTGATCCTATTTTTAAAAGCAAATTCTGAAGTAAATGATAATTGGCTAATTTTTAGTTGATCACTTATAACCACAACTTCACATACTAACCGACTTGATATCACAATCATTTCATTTACTGACAAATTGATTTTTTGGTTATTCACTTGTATGCACAAAAAGCCCGAATTTACAATCAGTATAGAAAAATGATCTGCACCAATTAATTCCCTGAAAGCATTTTTTGATGTAATGCTTTCAAAAATGCAAACTTGTAAACCCAAATGTTGATATTTTGTTTTTTTGCTTACCAAGACAATACTCTTTCCAGAATTATAATTTGCAATGAGTTAAACAAACGTTGCTGTTTTGTTCAATCGAATTGAAGGTTACTTGTCTAATAGTCTTGCCATCAATGAAACAGAAACAAAAAACAAGTTTGAAATAGTGTTCACAAAAAATAGAAATGTAAGACTTCGACTAGTAGTACTTTTTATCTTGCCATTTGTGAGGTAGCCAATTATTTCATCATAGGATAATAGATCTATGATGAAATAAAGACCAACTATATTGAAAAGGATTAATAACACACTAAATACGCACACTATTTCCTTTTCAATAAATAAAATTCGAAACATAATCAATTAGCCCCAAGACTATTTATCATAATTCCTATTATGAGAGAACATTTAACGGCTTCCGATGAATTCTCGATGGCTCCGCTAACACCTCCTACACGATTACCTACCGAGGAACCCCAATCTTTGTCTTTACGTTCTTCATCATAATAAAGGGAATACCTTGTTATGGACGATGTGGTGAGAATAATTCTTTTGTCCTCATCTGTAAATACAACATTATCCATTACAGATGACTCGTAGGAAATTATCGATTGATAAATCTCTTCGTATGGCACGTTCTCCCATAAAAGCACATCATTCATGAAATTGGAAAGGCTAGTTTTTGCTTCATTTGTCATTGTGGAATTTGAAATAACTTCTTCCAATTTGGCTTGGGGATTATCAACAATGTCTTGCATTTCCACAAGATTAACAGGTTGACTGGGTTGTGAATTTAAAAGCGTTAAATCGCCATTCGATGCTGATATAGCTTCAATTTGTTGGTTGATTTCTGCAATCGTAGTATACGTATAATTACCCGTTAAATAAACATCAAGTATCTCATTGTGTAGTTTACCTGCTAAATCATAAATATTTGCTGGGTTCTCAGGGCTCAAGCTTTGAAGTAAACGTGCTGTCTTTGTTGATTTTTTGTAGTCAACTTTAGTATCTGCACTATCAGAACTGTCAATGGTATCAGTAGTGCAAGAGACAATCAGTAATGTTAAAATTACTGACGATTTTGAAATTTTTTTCATGATTAAAATGTGTTAAATGTGATCGGCTATTTTTGTAGCCAATTCATTTCACCCGGGTAAGCAGAACTTTAATTTAGCACGATGCCAAACTTTTTGCTTTTGAATTCGAGACAAATCTAGAAGTACAATTTTGGCTTTGCAACACATTATATTTCGATTTTTGAAAATAACACTATTGATTTTCGGAAAATCCACACATATCCATTTGTCAAAAACTCACTGATTTTTAATTATTTACATTATATTTGACGGATTTTTTTTAAAATAAATTGTAGACTATTTTTATACGACTAATACTGCCCCAAAAACCACGGTTTTATAAAAAACAATGCCCCATTTTTAACTTAACCTATGATTAAAAAGTATCTCTTAGTAACTGTCCTATGTGTAGGACATTCTGTTTTTGCACAGGAAAGTACCTTTAGAATTCCAGATACTCTTCGAGGCAAGGATTATGAATATCTCTTTGACCGGATAGAGGAATCGGAAAATTTTGTTTCTAAACAATCACTATATCTTAAATCTTTTTTATCTAAAGCCAAATCAGAGAAAAACTGGAAAGAGATTGTAAATGGTTATAAAAATCATGTTCATCATTCACCAGAAAATTTAAAACTGGTATATGCTGACAGCATGATCTATATAGCTAAACAATCGAAGGACAATGCCTTAATCGGTTCAGCCTATCTTTCAAAGGGAATTGTATATTATACCCTGAAAAAACATAATTACGCTTTAGACAATTACCTTATAGCCAATAGTTATATTTCCAAAACCCATGACAAGTATTTAATCTATAAGGTAAAATACAACATTGCCAATATAAAATACTATTTAAGACTTTACGATGAGGCGATTTCCTTGTTTAGGGAATGTATACAATTTTTTAAAGAAAAAAATGTGCAAGGCTATTTAAATTCTCTTCACTCGCTTGGCTTGTGTTACAACCAAGTTGGAAATTATGGATTGTGTACAGAAACTAACGAAAAGGGGATTTTAGAAGGAAAAAGATTGGGCAATAATGAAATGGAAGCTTATTTCATCCACTCGGAAGGTATTAACCAGTATTTCAAAAACAATTATGCTTCTGCCATTAAGAAAATCACCTATTCTCTTCCTTCCATACGTAGAAACAAAGACTTCGGAAATGAAGCCGTTGGCTACTTCTATATAGGAAAGAGCTATTGGAACCTTAAGAAACCTGAAATTGCACTACCCTATTTCAAGAAAGTTGATAAAATTTTTAGTGACAAAGAATACATTCGTCCTGATCTCCTTGAGAATTATCAATTATTAGTGCACTATTATAAACAGAAAAATGATCTAAAAAGTCAGCTTTTTTACATTAATAAATACATAAAAGCAGACAGTCTTTTGGATACCAAATATCAATATCTTACCGGTAAAATCCATAAAAAATTTGACACGGGTGAAATATTACTTCAGAAAGAAAATATTGAAAAGTTATTTGAAAAAAGAAAACATAATGACTTGATTTTTGCATCTGTCATCACCATTTTATTTTTATCCCTATCATTTTTGGCTTACAGATACTTCAAGAACAAGAAGATGTACAGACAAAAGTTTGAAGAACTCATGGAGAAAAGTGCGATAAACACTAAAACCGAACCCAAAAACGCAAGCAAGGGAATAGAAGATATCAATCAAGACACTGTTGTTACTCTCTTGAAACAACTGGAAAAGTTTGAAAACAGCAAAAAATTTCTCGAAAAAGATCTGACCGCATCAAAACTCAGTGCCACATTTGATTCGAATGTAAATTATCTTTCTAAAATAATTTACCATTACCGTGGGAAGAAATTTGTGGAATACATTAATGACCTGAAGATTGATTATATCATTTCACTATTGAAAACGGATAAAAAAATCAGGAAATATTCAAACAAAGCTCTAGCGGAAGAAGCTGGCTTTAGCAGGACACAACGCTTTGCAAATGCATTTTATTCCAGAACAGGAATGCCTACCTCCTACTTTATAGAAGAACTAATAAAAGAGCAACCCTAAATGTATTAACTGTTTACAAAAAAAAGAATGACTTTGATAAGGCAGAGAATTTAATTTATATCAATTTTAACAACAAATTATCCCTATCCTATCAGTAAACTTCTATTTTTTCGGGCTAATTTAATACAATATTCTTATGACAGATTTAGTTGCAAAAATCAACACAGAATTCGAAACATTTAAGACAGAATCTGATTCACTTGTTGAAAAAGGTGTAAAAGCTGCCGGAGCAAGAGCCCGTAAATCAACTTTGGAAATAGAAAAACTTTTAAAAGAGTTTAGAAAAGTTTCAATTGAAGAATCTAAAAAATAATTTCATTTTTACTTTAACTATTAATCCTTTCAGAGTATTGAAAGGATTTTTTTGTCTATTTCTCAAAGAAATCTTTTTAAAATACGGTCTGACTTTTCTTCGAAAATTCAAAATAAAAATGCTTGTTATTTTAACGCTTTCTGTATTTCCGTATCTGTTGCACTAAAGAGTTTTGCGGTCTTGTGTGAAACAAAGTACAGTATCTGCATTTTGTTTCTGAACGTAATGCAACTCCCATTACTCCTTTGTATTTATTGGGAATAAAGGATTCTCCGAGTTGAACACTATGTTTTGTTGCTTTGAACCAATTCTATTATCATTTTATATAATTCACTAGATTCAAATGGCTTGGACAGATATTTGTCTATTCCTAAGGAAATACAGGCGTCAATATCAGAACCAGTTACTACAGCTGTTAATGCTATAATAGGAATATTTTTTTTTTCAACATCTTCTAAATTACGGATAACAGATGTGGCTTCAAACCCATTCATTTCCGGCATCATTAAATCCATTAGGATAATATCAAACCTTTCATTCTTAAGTGCTTCTATTGCTAATTTTCCATTGGCAACAATTGTACAGTCAAAATTAAATTTTTTCAAAACTGTTCGCATCAAAAGTTGATTGATATGATTGTCTTCAGCTACAAGCACTTTGACTTTATCATCATTAGCCAAAATTGTTTCTTGATTATTACTAATAACTGGTTGAAAAACAAATGGATCAGAAGTAGATTTCAGAAGAGGAATAATCGTAGTGAATTTGGAACCTGTA belongs to Flavobacterium aquiphilum and includes:
- a CDS encoding phospholipase D-like domain-containing protein produces the protein MAANETSDFLITGTNKNALFTLKAYRGEGMLLLAMNWKNTEPPKDFVGFSIEYKEPGGDKYFALKNRLSFLNEKGKASQESISSLQAPFQKFRWVHFPRNADLKGNFSYMVKPVFMGSNDELSYGESQIVEIALSRETYPGKLNVSFTRGFVSSQAFVDKYEADGGIAALLPPKAKFGLDFKPNHPKADEALPWMGFEAVNEILKLLDEAIDDKDAQVRVVAYDLNQPEVVNRLIQLGDRLKIIIDNSGDHGEIDSAETDASERLKQSTNNKVKRHHMSQLQHNKTIVVNGPKVKAAVCGSTNFTWRGFYVQANNAVIIRGEKAIKPFLEAFDNYWNFDDAKKYGKTPSAEWNDIGIEGIDIKASFSPHSNSNSLLDVIATDMENKTTSNLFYSLAFLFQTSGSIRDAVTRLTNDNKIFVYGISDKKVGGLDLQKPDGNVSPVYPSEISKGFPEPFKSEPTGGTGTRMHHKFVVIDFDKPTARVYLGSYNFSPTADKKNGENLLFIKDRKIAIAYMIEALRIFDHYHFRVAAKESKKSGRALCLSKSPKMDSEKPWWDEYYSDIKKVRDRELFG
- a CDS encoding helix-turn-helix domain-containing protein; translation: MGLQVCIFESITSKNAFRELIGADHFSILIVNSGFLCIQVNNQKINLSVNEMIVISSRLVCEVVVISDQLKISQLSFTSEFAFKNRIRWPHIGYFDFFITRFSTKIVLKNKEAIVLIDLFKLLNGKVKMSSEHVFKNEILLFSFNLLLYELAGLYKRSSREITVKHSSKEKLVMEFFKILEINCRKQHSVKFYSDTLHVTPGHLTKTVKEVAEKTAKQFIEESIVLEAKVLLQDNHLTILDITEELQFSNSSFFSNFFKRHTSLSPSEYRLRLNFH
- a CDS encoding AraC family transcriptional regulator — protein: MIKKYLLVTVLCVGHSVFAQESTFRIPDTLRGKDYEYLFDRIEESENFVSKQSLYLKSFLSKAKSEKNWKEIVNGYKNHVHHSPENLKLVYADSMIYIAKQSKDNALIGSAYLSKGIVYYTLKKHNYALDNYLIANSYISKTHDKYLIYKVKYNIANIKYYLRLYDEAISLFRECIQFFKEKNVQGYLNSLHSLGLCYNQVGNYGLCTETNEKGILEGKRLGNNEMEAYFIHSEGINQYFKNNYASAIKKITYSLPSIRRNKDFGNEAVGYFYIGKSYWNLKKPEIALPYFKKVDKIFSDKEYIRPDLLENYQLLVHYYKQKNDLKSQLFYINKYIKADSLLDTKYQYLTGKIHKKFDTGEILLQKENIEKLFEKRKHNDLIFASVITILFLSLSFLAYRYFKNKKMYRQKFEELMEKSAINTKTEPKNASKGIEDINQDTVVTLLKQLEKFENSKKFLEKDLTASKLSATFDSNVNYLSKIIYHYRGKKFVEYINDLKIDYIISLLKTDKKIRKYSNKALAEEAGFSRTQRFANAFYSRTGMPTSYFIEELIKEQP
- a CDS encoding histone H1; this translates as MTDLVAKINTEFETFKTESDSLVEKGVKAAGARARKSTLEIEKLLKEFRKVSIEESKK